In a single window of the Balaenoptera acutorostrata chromosome 3, mBalAcu1.1, whole genome shotgun sequence genome:
- the LOC103017375 gene encoding uncharacterized protein LOC103017375, whose protein sequence is MSPCTSLPRSSPRPGRSPWEEPTWPRAPLCRAESSLRRRLGRVPGRAGASKPLQALPLGPLRPQRTRGEPTDTHRAAAARLDPERTAREATQVPPQRGREFECRSGKGPRLPATPAHRQPLGGRGAASCERGPRGPQPARAFQRPAGSRGRAERQQPREGTGRADQEFFQWVETRASDWNPAIGGSAGDGGNLAALRAGTRDVNPNLREADKKEMKKPITWRESTTRLLGGKSKRQKPV, encoded by the exons ATGTCTCCTTGCACGAGCCTCCCGCGCTCCAGCCCTCGGCCTGGAAGGTCGCCCTGGGAGGAGCCCACGTGGCCCCGGGCCCCCCTCTGCCGCGCCGAGTCCTCACTCCGCAGGCGGCTGGGGCGGGTGCCCGGGAGGGCGGGGGCTTCAAAACCACTCCAGGCACTGCCGCTCGGCCCGCTGCGCCCGCAGAGGACGCGGGGAGAACCGACGGACACTCACCGAGCAGCGGCCGCCCGGCTGGATCCAGAACGCACGGCGCGCGAAGCCACCCAGGTGCCGCCGCAACGCGGGCGCGAGTTTGAATGTCGCTCCGGGAAGGGGCCGAGGCTGCCGGCTACTCCCGCCCACCGCCAGCCCCTTGGCGGCCGGGGCGCGGCCAGCTGCGAGCGCGGCCCCCGGGGACCCCAGCCCGCGCGCGCCTTCCAGCGCCCGGCAGGAAGTCGGGGCCGAGCAGAGCGGCAGCAGCCGcgggaggggacagggagggcGGACCAGGAATTTTTCCAGTGGGTGGAGACTCGGGCCAGCGACTGGAATCCCGCGATTGGCGGCTCAGCGGGGGACGGGGGCAACCTCGCGGCGCTGCGAGCTGGAACCCGGG ATGTAAATCCAAACCTCCGAGAAGCTGACAAGAAAGAGATGAAGAAGCCGATAACTTGGAGGGAGTCCACCACGAGACTGTTAGGTGGGAAGAGCAAGAGGCAGAAACCCGTGTAA